One segment of Radiobacillus kanasensis DNA contains the following:
- a CDS encoding DNA methyltransferase yields the protein MEWGSRGIWSIPSVRKNNDHVAKFSLELPKRIIKLFSEENDIFLDYFMGSGTSAVAATLKRRNYIVI from the coding sequence GTGGAATGGGGAAGTAGAGGAATATGGTCTATTCCGTCAGTTAGAAAAAACAATGATCATGTGGCTAAGTTCTCTTTAGAGTTACCAAAGAGGATAATAAAACTTTTCAGTGAAGAAAATGATATCTTTCTTGATTATTTTATGGGTAGTGGTACATCTGCAGTTGCTGCAACCCTAAAACGAA